GGATGACAAAAAAATAATCGTTGATACAATTGGTCAGATAGATGACAAGGCAAGGGGAGCGGCATTTTTTGAAAAGACAATCAATACATTAGGTGCTTCGCAGAGCGATTACCTGCTGCTTGCCGACATGTATGCCAGTGCCGGCAAAAAAGAGCAGGCAATAAAGTATTACAAACAAATTTTACAGACCGACCCCGGTAATGACAGAGCGCTCTACGGCATTGCAACCGGCTCAACCGGAGCCGAGGCCGGGGATGCTTTACAGAAACTGAGTCTTATCAATTCAACGCTTGGAAACTATGCTAAATCAATGCTCCAGCAAAAGGAGCTGGATAAAAAACTGGAGGGAGCAAACCCCTGATATGGAAGATATAGGCAGACTTAACGAAGCATTCAACAACTTTACAGTTGCCTCTAAGAGTCTTGAGCTTTTGTATGAAAAGCTTAAGGAACGTGTTCATTATCTTACGATAGAGCTTGAGGAAAAAAACAAACAGCTTGAGCAGGCACTCAGCGACACAGAGGAGGCAAAGGACTATCTGAAGGGGATTTTAGAGAGTCTCAGTGAGTCAATTATTGTAACCGATTCAAACGATAGTGTGACGATGTTTAACAGAGCCTCGGTGAATCTTCTCAGGATAGCAGAGTCGGAGGCTATTGGGAAACCGATAGAGAGCCTCGATTTTACGATTGAAACTGAGGGCCCTGATACTTTTTTAAATGTTGAAAACAGCCAATATAATGTACTTGTGTCAAGCTCTACTGTTACTGATTCAGAGGGAGCGGTAAGGGGAAAGGTCTTTTTGCTTCAGGACATCACAAGGCTAAAGGAGCTTGAAACCCAGCACGAAAGAAACAAGCGCTTGATAGCGATGGGTGAGATGGCAGCACAAATTGTGCATGAGATACGGAGTCCGCTTTGCAGTATTGAGCTCTATGCCAGTATGCTTGAAAACGAACTTGGACAAACTCAGCACGCAACCCTTGCCAGAGGGATATCAACCGGCATCAGGAGCCTAAACAACATTCTAACAAACATGCTGTTTTTTGCAAAACCTCAGAAACCGTTATTTGTTGATATTAAAACCTCCTCAGTGATAGACGAATCTCTGGATATGCTTTTGCCATTAATTGAGGCACGGGGGATAACGCTGCAGAGATTTGATGATGGCACCTCACCTTTAGTTAAAGGAGACCTTGAGCTTTTGAAGCAGGTGCTAATGAATATAATCATAAACGCAGTTCATGTAACGCCAGAAAATGGGACGATAAAAATAGCAGAAGCAACAGAAAACAATTTAGCGGTTATTAAAGTAATAGATGAGGGAGAGGGGATAAGCCATCAGAATATAGAGAGAATCTTTGATCCATTTTTCAGCACAAAAGACAGGGGCACAGGATTAGGATTAGCCATAGCGTCAAAAATAATGCTCGTTCATGACGGAGCAATAAAGGTCAAAAGCGAACCCGGCAAAGGCAGCAGTTTTGAGATGAACCTGCCGCTCAGTAGAACGATTTAGATGGCTTAGATTTGTAAAGCCACAATAACAAGTTGCAAATGATTGTATCTTAAGAGTATTAATTCATATTATAAATTTAGCTTATAAATATATAAATATATTTTATTTGCATTTACACACGTTTATCTATTAGCATATAGATAGCCTCATCTACCACGAGTAGAAGGAGATCTTTTGCCGCTCCTAAAAGGGCGGCAAATGCACTTATGTTACTCGTTCATTAAAGCGTTTTCTTAATTTTAGTTTTGTAGCATCTCCTTCGACGTAGTATGCTGTTTTTAAGAAATATATAATGCCTTTTCTTAACTTTCGCTTTTGAAAGATAATCACGTAATCATAGTTTTCAAGCCATATGTATGTATCTATCTTTTGAGAATCTTTATTATCCCAAAACTTTATAGATATATCAGTATAGTTGTCAACGCAAGTGCGGCACCACGGCAATCGCTCTGCCCTCCGCGGGTCAAACTGTCGTTCCCCAGCTTCACGATTGTCTCTCTCTATTAAGTGCCAGAATCCCTCTTCATAATTCTCTCCACTTTTTATTCTTCTATCCCACCACACCATTAATCCACAGAGCTTTAGATTTCCGTATTTAATGTCACTTTCAAATATGGAATACAACGCCTTAAGGACTTCATTCCATTGCCCATCTGTGGACACCATTTGAGGTAACCATTTAGGCTGCTCAGTCATTATTTGCCTCTGAAGCATTCCACCTGAAAAGGTTTACTTTATTCTCTAGGAGCAGGGTCGTTTTTGTCAGGCAATAGTGTGAGCGTTCTTTTATTCTCTGAATTATTGCCTCTTTTGCCGAGTTCCCTGATAGCCCTCGATTCAGGTATGAAATTGCACCAGTCAAAAGGTCGGTTAATTGAAGTACTTCGACTTCATGTGACCTTACCAATTGTATAAAATCTATAATAGTTTTAGAAAAGTCATATCTGTTATTGCTGAGAACCTCATGAAGCTTCTTGACTCTTTTACCACCTCTTGTATCCTTAATATCAAGGTAAATTCTATAAGTGTGCTCCGGGCTTATAATTACTTTGAGCATGTCGAAGTACATTTTATAATACCACTCATCATGAGTTTGTCCGTGTTTTAAATGGTCAAGTTTAGATTTATCAGGAACAATCAACGCTCTAAAGTGCAGATCATTATCATCGAAAAAGTAATCAACCAACCCTAAATAAAAAGCTTTCTTTGCAGGGGAAACCTTTGTCCATTTAATCTCAAAATCTTTACTTATTCCATGTTCAATTTTCTTCTCACGAATTCTTACTGATATTTCGCTTGCTTTATCTCGTTTGCACCAAATCGCACCTAAAACCATTGCTTTCTGTTGGTCATGCTCTAAATGACAGCTTTCATCGCAATATATGTTGTATAACTCACTCATACTTTTCTGCATCCTCAAGTTTAATTTCTATCTTTTCCACAGCGATATTAGCAAGTTGCCATTAAGCGTATCTTCAGAGAATGTATTCATATCAAAAAGTTTATTTACAATATATAGCGTTATCAAGTTGTTTTAAAAGATAAGAAATTAGACTTAGTATATCCAAACAGTCCTCATTATTCATATTCCAGTCTATAGCAGGCTCATGCGCTTGAGGATTGCGAATAGCTCTCATAAGACCGGCGGAAAGATGCATAATCCCTTCTTGTACGTTTATATCTGTATCAGACTCACATCTTGTGAACTTTAGTACACCATTTTTATTCAAAGCAGACATCATTAATTCGCTTCCATCTTTATTACTTTGAGACTTTTCTTTAACAAGTTTGTTATATACTTTACTTGCCTCAAAAACAGCATGAAAATAGTGTCCGTCATTAAATAGACGCTCACAGTTTATATTTATCTCGCTATGATAATTTCTTGAAACGAAATCGTTTAAGTTCGTGTCATAAGAAACTTCTACTACATCTTCATTTAAATACTCATAAATATCATTCATATCTGTGTTTGGTGTTATCTCTTTTATAAATTTATATAATAATTCGTTTATTTTAGATTCTTCCATGTTCTGTTTTGCAAGCGTTAAAATCCAGTCATATATTAACTTAGCCGTTTCAGATGTTATGAAGTCGTTAGGAAAAGATTCTTTCTGGAAAGGAAATAAAGCATTAGCAATCATACCTATATAATTTATTTCTATATTATTCCAATGCCAATGCCCTATATTGGTAGCTATCAGCCTATAATTCATGTTGGATTCACCTTTATATCAAGCTCTGAAACATCAATCTCCCTGTCTATCAGTTTGGGCAGAAGCAGTTCACGGTATCGTGGAGGGTGGTCAACAATTTTTATAGCTTGTTCTTGATACCATTTCCTGTTGCCATAAGAATTATGTATTATAGGTTCATATATAAGGTTTGTCAATCATATTTTTTTATTAGCAATACCAAAAAAGCTTGTCTTTTTTGTCAGAGAAATGATAAAAACAACTGGGCCTCACCACTATGAGATTCATACACACATCGGACTGGCATTTGGGCAGGTTTTTCTTTGGTTTGCATCTAACTGCTGATCAGGAATATCTGCTAAAAGAACAATTTATACCGCTCATTAAAGACACAAAGCCTGATATCTTGTTAATCTCAGGTGATCTGTATGACCGCGGGGTGCCGCCTTTAGAGGCTGTTGCTCTCTTAGATGAGGTTCTTTATAAAATCATAGCAGAGCTGAAAGTTCCGGTAGTTATTATATCAGGTAACCACGACAGCGGAGAGCGCCTTGCTTTTGCCTCTCGGTTTTTATCGGAACAAAAACTGTTTGTTTTTGGCGGGTTTAATCCTGATATTGACTCAGTAACCATATCAGACTCTTACGGCGCTATTAATATCTACCCGCTGCCATACACCGAACCGGTTACTGTAAGGGATGCCCTTAGTGACAAAAACATCACCGACCACAATAGCGCCGTCTCCGAAGTGTTAAACATTATAAAACGAAAACACCCCTCTACAAACAGAGCAATCGTGATGGCACACGTTTTCACAATCGGTGGAGAGACTTGTGAATCGGAAAGACCCCTGTCATCCTCCTCATTTGCTGGCGGTATAGATACTGTTAACACATCCCTCTTTAACGCTTTTCATTATACTGCACTAGGACATTTGCACAGAGCACAGACCATTGGCAGCAATAAGGTCAGATACTCAGGCTCACTGATGAAATATTCCTTTTCAGAGGCAAACCATGTAAAATCCGTGGAACTCGTGGATATGGACAGAGACGGTAACTGTACATCGGAACGAATTCCTCTCACTCCAAAAAGAGACCTCAGGCAAATTACCGGATTTCTCAAAGACATTCTTAGTAATGAAAACCGGTCGGATGACTACCTTGAGGTTACGCTCCTTGATGAGGGAGCTCTGCTTAATCCCATGGAGAAATTAAGGGAGAAATATCCAAATGTGCTTAAAATAGAACGTCCGATGCTTATGAGGGCTGACTCTAAATTTTCAAATAATCGGGATCACAAAAAAGCAACAAAATCAGAGCTTTTTAGTTGCTTCTTTAAAGAAGTGGAGAATAAAGATTTAAACGATGAACAAAAAATTGTCTTTAACGAAATATTGGATAACATCAACAAGGACAACCAGTGAAACCGTTAAAATTAATAATAGAAGGCTTTGGTCCATACGTAAATAAGCAGGTTATTGATTTCACTGTTTTAGGAAACAGAACACTGTTTCTGATTCACGGTAACACAGGCTCAGGCAAGTCCACGATATTGGACGCTATATGCTTTGCCCTTTACGGAGAAACCTCAGGCAATGAAAGAACCGGCACTCAGATGAGAAGTAATTTTGCAGACGGCAGCGTTCCTACTGAAGTTACTTTTGAATTCACTGTGGGCAGTGAAAGCTACCGCATTACCAGAAACCCTGCCTATGGTAAAAAATTGGTAGGAGCAGCACTATGGAAAATCACCGATTACAATAATCCTGAGTTGATGGCAAACAAAAAAACGCTGGCTGATGAAAAGATGATTACACTGCTTGGGTTTAATGCCGAGACATTTCGTCAGGTGGTTGTGCTTCCTCAGGGCAAGTTCAGAGAGCTTCTTATGTCGCCTGTGAAAGAACGTCAAAAAATCCTTGAGGTTCTCTTTAAAACCGAGGAGTACAGATTAATTGAGGAGGCGTTAAAAGAGGCTGCTAAAGACATAAAATCTAAAGCGGAACATGAGCTTATCAAAAGACGTGAGATACTTAACGAAAGCGATTGTTCATCATTTGAAGACCTGAGTTTTAAGTATGATGAGTATGGTAAGTGTATCGCAAAATATGAAGTGATTGTTAAAGATTCACAGGAAAAGTCCGAGTCGGCAAGGAATTTATTGGAGAGAGTTAGAAGAGATAATGAAAAACTAAAGGAGCAGGAAAACGCAGAGGAGGCTTTAAAATCCCTTCAGCATCGGGAGGATGAGTTTAAACAAAAACAGGTTAAGCTCATAAATGCCCGTAAGGCGCTTCCACTTACTGAGGTGGAACACTCTCTCAATGAGAGGCTTAAAGAATTTGAAAAAGCGGTTAAAGAACACGAAAACGCAGCGAGGGAGTTTACGGAGGCTGATGTTATGAAAAAAGCAGCAGAGGAATCATTGAACAGTGAGTTGGCAGGGGAGGGTGAGCGTCTTAAGGCTCAGGAAACACTTTCTTCATTAACTGGTTTTAAAGAGAAGGTCAAAGATATTGAAATCACAAAGAAAGAAATCATCCTACTAGAGACTACCCGAAAGAAACTTTCTGAAAAAATAGTTAACACTAAGGTGCGATACGAAAATCTTAAAAACGAATTGACACAATATCAAAGCGAACTGGTAAACGTGTCAGCCATAGCATCGCAAAAAGAGCTTTTAGAAAGGGAACTTGCAACTCTTCAACAAAAACATCAACAGAGTATTCAGCTGGATAAATTAAAAAATGAATTTTCTCTTACTCAAAATACATTAAAACAAAAACAGGATCACTATGAAAATCTGCAATTAAACCTCAAACAAGCAAAAGAAAAACTTGATTCCCTTAATACGCTTTGGATAGATGGCCAGGCTGCTTTTCTTGCTGAATCATTAACTGCCGGTAAACCGTGTCCGGTCTGTGGAGCCACTGAGCATCCTGCTCCTGCCGCTAAAACAAATGAAATCCCGACAGAAATGAATTTAAAAGTCCAAAAGGAGACGATTGAACAACTCGAAAAGATAAATAGCAACACACTTAAGGAAAAATCCGAAGTTGAAAGCACGCTTGCAGTGCTAAGGTCAAACATAGAATCCCTTGAGGGCGCTCTTACTGATGGAGGAGACACAGCCGCCGCAGTAACTCTGGCACAGGGAAAACTCAAGTCGGCTACAGATGCAGGAGTAAGATTTGAAACTATACGCAAAACTCTCGATACCTTAGAAAAGAAGGTGGCAGAGCTGCAAAAGGAACTCGAAAGCAGCGATACTGAATTAAAGGTAGTAATAGAAAACGAATCAAAAGCGAGGTCTAAGGCAGAGGTTATAGAAAAAGATGTCAGTGAGGAATTTCGTACGGAGACAGCTCTTTTAAAAGCCATAGAGCAAGAGCAGGCGATTATTTTAAAACTTAAAGAAAATCTTGAAAAAGCCCGTGCTAATGAAAGTGCAGCAAGCGCAAATTTTGCAGCTAAAACAGAATCGCTAAAAAACATAAAGGAACACTTGCAGCTTTCATCAGAACGTAAAGAACAACTTCACATTCAGTTTCAGAGCAAACTAAAAGAAGCTGGAT
This region of Nitrospirota bacterium genomic DNA includes:
- a CDS encoding exonuclease SbcCD subunit D, with protein sequence MRFIHTSDWHLGRFFFGLHLTADQEYLLKEQFIPLIKDTKPDILLISGDLYDRGVPPLEAVALLDEVLYKIIAELKVPVVIISGNHDSGERLAFASRFLSEQKLFVFGGFNPDIDSVTISDSYGAINIYPLPYTEPVTVRDALSDKNITDHNSAVSEVLNIIKRKHPSTNRAIVMAHVFTIGGETCESERPLSSSSFAGGIDTVNTSLFNAFHYTALGHLHRAQTIGSNKVRYSGSLMKYSFSEANHVKSVELVDMDRDGNCTSERIPLTPKRDLRQITGFLKDILSNENRSDDYLEVTLLDEGALLNPMEKLREKYPNVLKIERPMLMRADSKFSNNRDHKKATKSELFSCFFKEVENKDLNDEQKIVFNEILDNINKDNQ
- a CDS encoding SMC family ATPase, translating into MKPLKLIIEGFGPYVNKQVIDFTVLGNRTLFLIHGNTGSGKSTILDAICFALYGETSGNERTGTQMRSNFADGSVPTEVTFEFTVGSESYRITRNPAYGKKLVGAALWKITDYNNPELMANKKTLADEKMITLLGFNAETFRQVVVLPQGKFRELLMSPVKERQKILEVLFKTEEYRLIEEALKEAAKDIKSKAEHELIKRREILNESDCSSFEDLSFKYDEYGKCIAKYEVIVKDSQEKSESARNLLERVRRDNEKLKEQENAEEALKSLQHREDEFKQKQVKLINARKALPLTEVEHSLNERLKEFEKAVKEHENAAREFTEADVMKKAAEESLNSELAGEGERLKAQETLSSLTGFKEKVKDIEITKKEIILLETTRKKLSEKIVNTKVRYENLKNELTQYQSELVNVSAIASQKELLERELATLQQKHQQSIQLDKLKNEFSLTQNTLKQKQDHYENLQLNLKQAKEKLDSLNTLWIDGQAAFLAESLTAGKPCPVCGATEHPAPAAKTNEIPTEMNLKVQKETIEQLEKINSNTLKEKSEVESTLAVLRSNIESLEGALTDGGDTAAAVTLAQGKLKSATDAGVRFETIRKTLDTLEKKVAELQKELESSDTELKVVIENESKARSKAEVIEKDVSEEFRTETALLKAIEQEQAIILKLKENLEKARANESAASANFAAKTESLKNIKEHLQLSSERKEQLHIQFQSKLKEAGFNDIAEFQNSKISSKGIETLELEITDFFASMQTAKDRVGRAQVAARGLSLSDIKIFEDAYEASKAELETHLKIYFDLKNTHTNIGNYLTKLEKTEKEISSLETTYSNLGYISDVANGKNAYNITFQRFVLASVLDDCLLVASKRLQMMSRGRYTLERAVSAKTGRAAGGLDLEVYDSYTGISRQVSTLSGGESFLASLSMALGLSDVVQSYSGGIHLETIFVDEGFGNLDPESLDLALKALVDLQEAGKLVGIISHIPELKERIDARLEVTFNGKGSSTRFIV
- a CDS encoding TIGR02391 family protein — translated: MNYRLIATNIGHWHWNNIEINYIGMIANALFPFQKESFPNDFITSETAKLIYDWILTLAKQNMEESKINELLYKFIKEITPNTDMNDIYEYLNEDVVEVSYDTNLNDFVSRNYHSEININCERLFNDGHYFHAVFEASKVYNKLVKEKSQSNKDGSELMMSALNKNGVLKFTRCESDTDINVQEGIMHLSAGLMRAIRNPQAHEPAIDWNMNNEDCLDILSLISYLLKQLDNAIYCK
- a CDS encoding DUF3800 domain-containing protein, which produces MSELYNIYCDESCHLEHDQQKAMVLGAIWCKRDKASEISVRIREKKIEHGISKDFEIKWTKVSPAKKAFYLGLVDYFFDDNDLHFRALIVPDKSKLDHLKHGQTHDEWYYKMYFDMLKVIISPEHTYRIYLDIKDTRGGKRVKKLHEVLSNNRYDFSKTIIDFIQLVRSHEVEVLQLTDLLTGAISYLNRGLSGNSAKEAIIQRIKERSHYCLTKTTLLLENKVNLFRWNASEANND